A single genomic interval of Armigeres subalbatus isolate Guangzhou_Male chromosome 1, GZ_Asu_2, whole genome shotgun sequence harbors:
- the LOC134206871 gene encoding uncharacterized protein LOC134206871: protein MGNSGSMHGLPGYDEGYHHPSYQHQYQRYHEMMRANGHHGAAPGWLESYQRDLRNGGTGLVGGGHRTFDNHRHNNHDGLGHRESTSSGPSLPPPMKVLPDIPGRVAKLRPTNNGNILHSGGTISKNNNLQRSKSISSPTYQQHQQQHDAFDESEESGVMALLPPRLAMQRSRTQMNMVTPGRRDFDESPSRAPGSRGYTTNQRKPSYDHGTLNKKRFGSEPDLRIAMGGNEGQDDSSGGSGGQAGNHRNTKPAQSKIIKGKNKKKAPVPPPLEKREREAEVIEKQRIIAYSPLRKTNSDASSTQPSSDSNSNNPTRKLRLFKTRAETKKNLNITKLPEASDAKYSAKNGHKMPLAPSNSSPYKLMGRKDPDFDSGTLDKPKSRLNPTSFFRREKTFDIGVLERDRVLRSGEDTAHVPEIKPTMSPPISRRKSIVKSLLEKDQAEQQQQQQQRKQKQMQQSRVSTVEPKFKPKAPDEKRKQSQPTPITPMTDFQKELQLATRRKSVAPQNNPNHAPQKSTSSTTNHRKLSEAKQTIKVEAPKNSLVISVEPSKQESPEREKPSLSPAPPPPPLPKTSFYFGMAETPKQSSKEESRMSPGLLVTAKMLETRVDSDPESSDEEPISRNGFQHEPDEEMDKTQLDAIDRFAASLMNGTKFASGSDSAASSDVDTRTNGGDLDSEAQEISLKLRPTLPRKHFEIPRFSPAAAWRLLTTEDDFGRDATEIFPFVEKKTMLRSLEAVEAAEERIERIYREPVPGLQDNKSGDSGISGDAGLPDIAEAQLMTSSKERDSPESSPADDGPVSDNNAWSSNALRLTPWTPQQDLEDDETTTGSSDNRQLIEETPISNGPNDFSSKGHIFSLSLPRESHLSVYTATANGEKVEKQMFNSLQKLRKSVSDAFTSDPDVSPLESGDNWFLSRLESPSITNAYEKRQLSPTAPKQSPPDVPANSGAKKEEIQFGAPAKHSAIGYLVSGKHMMYLPKDATKVVNTNASPANNDQNNNVPNTPAVTMSYAEKRRETKENMQDPVPEGESFPVKISTRKNHRFTFQSTIRQIEKRRVAEKLSREAEIKEALRLSELEAMRRVEEEFQKKRAREKASIRHQLRLFTMEETGQVYDANDDDENIDCGKRIEPEADNLPNPSKPNGMYRKKDSTLERPLLQNGGQTRRLSSSRFHGTAATLERKYSSGSGNGNYDRDLEDDFNNSDDNIGTNTNGHNNHVDDDDDDDDVDSSLGYIDTRTPYISRIIQAKSSKSYSGGLKK, encoded by the exons ATGGGGAACTCGGGCAGCATGCACGGCCTGCCCGGCTATGACGAGGGATACCACCACCCAAGCTACCAACATCAATACCAGCGATATCACGAAATGATGCGTGCCAACGGTCACCATGGCGCTGCCCCCGGTTGGCTGGAGTCCTATCAGCGGGACCTGCGCAATGGAGGTACCGGCCTAGTCGGAGGCGGTCATCGAACCTTCGATAACCACCGACACAACAATCACGACGGATTGGGACACCGGGAATCCACCAGTAGTGGACCGAGTCTTCCTCCTCCGATGAAGGTTCTCCCGGATATTCCCGGAAGGGTGGCTAAACTACGTCCGACCAATAACGGAAACATTTTGCACTCCGGCGGAACCATCAGCAAGAACAACAACCTTCAGCGATCGAAAAGCATCTCGTCTCCGACGTATCAACAGCACCAACAACAGCATGATGCCTTCGACGAATCGGAAGAAAGTGGAGTCATGGCCTTGCTGCCACCACGGCTGGCTATGCAGCGGTCCCGTACGCAGATGAACATGGTAACACCGGGAAGGCGAGACTTCGATGAGTCACCTTCCAGAGCACCAGGATCCCGAGGATACACCACAAACCAACGGAAACCGAGCTACGACCATGGAACGCTAAACAAGAAACGCTTCGGTTCTGAACCTGATCTTCGTATTGCTATGGGCGGCAACGAGGGGCAGGACGACTCGAGTGGAGGAAGTGGTGGACAGGCAGGTAACCATCGCAACACCAAACCAGCACAGTCCAAGATCATCAAGGGTAAGAATAAGAAAAAGGCTCCCGTTCCACCTCCGTTAGAGAAG CGTGAACGTGAAGCGGAGGTCATTGAGAAGCAACGCATTATCGCATACTCTCCTCTGCGCAAAACTAATTCGGATGCCTCCTCAACGCAGCCTTCTAGCGACAGTAACAGCAACAATCCGACGCGCAAACTTCGGCTGTTCAAAACGCGAGCCGAGACCAAGAAGAACCTGAACATTACCAAACTCCCGGAAGCATCCGACGCCAAGTACTCTGCCAAAAACGGTCACAAGATGCCACTGGCCCCGTCCAACAGCAGTCCCTACAAACTTATGGGGCGCAAAGACCCAGACTTTGACAGCGGTACCCTGGACAAACCAAAGTCACGCCTCAATCCGACATCGTTCTTCCGGCGGGAAAAGACCTTCGATATCGGAGTGCTCGAGCGCGACCGGGTGCTGCGTAGCGGTGAAGACACCGCCCATGTGCCAGAAATCAAGCCGACCATGTCGCCACCGATTTCACGACGAAAATCCATCGTCAAGTCTCTGCTGGAGAAGGACCAAGctgaacagcagcagcagcaacaacaacgcAAACAAAAGCAGATGCAACAAAGTCGCGTTTCAACAGTTGAACCAAAGTTCAAACCCAAGGCCCCTGACGAGAAACGCAAACAATCTCAACCAACCCCAATCACTCCGATGACGGACTTCCAGAAGGAGctgcagctcgccactcgacgaAAATCTGTAGCCCCCCAGAACAATCCTAACCATGCTCCACAAAAGTCAACTTCATCAACGACCAATCACCGCAAATTGTCCGAAGCCAAGCAGACCATCAAGGTGGAGGCACCTAAAAATAGTCTGGTTATATCGGTGGAACCAAGCAAGCAAGAATCTCCGGAACGGGAGAAACCATCGCTTAGTCCTGCCCCACCTCCACCTCCATTACCCAAAACAAGCTTCTATTTTGGTATGGCTGAAACTCCCAAGCAATCTTCCAAGGAAGAATCACGTATGTCTCCAGGACTTCTGGTCACAGCAAAGATGTTGGAAACACGTGTTGATTCGGACCCCGAATCCTCCGATGAGGAACCCATATCTCGTAATGGCTTTCAGCATGAACCGGACGAGGAAATGGACAAAACCCAGCTGGACGCCATCGATCGCTTTGCGGCTAGCCTTATGAATGGAACCAAGTTCGCCTCCGGTTCGGATTCGGCAGCTTCCTCGGACGTGGACACACGAACCAATGGTGGAGACCTGGATTCAGAGGCCCAGGAGATTTCGCTTAAACTACGGCCAACGCTGCCGCGTAAACATTTTGAGATACCGAGGTTCAGTCCAGCGGCAGCCTGGCGACTGTTGACCACCGAAGACGACTTCGGTCGGGACGCAACTGAGATATTCCCCTTTGTGGAGAAGAAAACAATGCTACGAAGTTTAGAAGCTGTTGAAGCAGCAGAGGAGCGTATTGAACGAATCTATCGGGAACCTGTACCTGGACTACAAGACAACAAAAGTGGCGACAGTGGAATTTCTGGTGACGCTGGGCTTCCGGACATAGCGGAAGCACAGTTAATGACTTCGAGTAAGGAACGTGACTCGCCAGAGAGTTCTCCAGCTGACGATGGTCCAGTCAGCGATAATAATGCATGGTCTTCAAATGCGTTGAGGTTGACGCCTTGGACGCCCCAACAGGACCTGGAGGATGATGAAACTACGACTGGAAGTAGTGACAATCGACAGCTTATTGAGGAGACACCAATCAGCAATGGGCCCAACGATTTCTCCAGCAAAGGGCACATCTTTAGTTTATCGCTGCCGCGAGAAAGTCATCTGTCTGTCTACACGGCGACAGCCAATGGTGAGAAG GTCGAAAAGCAGATGTTCAACAGTTTGCAAAAACTTCGTAAGTCGGTTTCGGATGCATTCACCAGCGATCCAGATGTAAGCCCTTTGGAAAGTGGAGACAATTGGTTCCTGTCTCGGCTGGAGTCACCATCAATAACGAATGCCTATGAGAAACGGCAGCTCAGTCCAACCGCTCCGAAACAGAGCCCACCGGATGTTCCGGCAAACAGTGGAGCCAAAAAAGAGGAAATACAGTTTGGCGCGCCTGCCAAACATAGCGCCATTGGATACCTGGTCAGTGGAAAGCACATGATGTATCTTCCGAAAGATGCTACCAAGGTCGTTAATACCAACGCCAGCCCCGCAAACAACGACCAAAATAACAACGTGCCAAATACGCCCGCAGTGACAATGTCCTACGCGGAAAAACGAAGGGAGACCAAGGAGAACATGCAGGATCCTGTACCGGAGGGTGAAAGTTTCCCGGTAAAGATTTCCACCCGGAAGAATCATCGATTTACCTTCCAGAGCACGATACGGCAGATTGAGAAACGACGTGTCGCCGAGAAGTTGTCACGGGAGGCGGAGATCAAGGAAGCGCTGAGACTGAGCGAACTGGAAGCCATGCGTAGGGTGGAAGAGGAGTTCCAAAAGAAGCGAGCACGTGAGAAGGCTTCCATACGGCACCAATTGAGACTGTTCACGATGGAGGAGACGGGACAGGTGTACGATGCGAACGATGATGACGAG AATATCGACTGCGGCAAACGCATCGAACCAGAGGCTGACAACCTGCCGAACCCATCTAAACCAAACGGAATGTATCGCAAAAAGGATTCCACACTAGAACGTCCATTACTTCAAAATGGTGGCCAGACGCGCCGCCTGAGCTCGTCGCGCTTTCACGGAACGGCAGCCACGCTGGAGCGAAAGTACTCGTCGGGCAGTGGAAACGGAAACTACGATCGAGATCTTGAGGACGATTTCAACAACAGTGATGATAACATCGGAACCAACACCAATGGTCACAACAACCAcgttgatgacgacgacgatgatgatgacgtgGATAGTAGCTTGGGGTACATCGACACCCGGACGCCGTACATCTCGCGAATCATTCAGGCCAAGAGCAGCAAAAGCTACTCGGGTGGTTTGAAGAAGTGA